From Triticum urartu cultivar G1812 chromosome 2, Tu2.1, whole genome shotgun sequence, a single genomic window includes:
- the LOC125540439 gene encoding uncharacterized protein LOC125540439 isoform X1, translated as MRTEVIKADTIGAAVERILDELKNTRSRENAIYFDGWDGLGASSVLRAVAERLDPKEQTRPPGLEFEQVIHIDSSKWESRRAVQREIAEQLKLSSWVMKLFDKQDEDDDFSGMDQGSRTEIAEVTDEIHRSMQSRRFLLVLHNGSSEEIDTFNLGLSLYGYLSSKMLWTFQGRFRLDPKLRDKVVAKNTTDVLLSASRYKRDPRDLWSYLLLEEAKDVSCKHGLDPATVAECYSYMLERSYMSQNIIDYEWTLHAPNFWICDGIIHQAHGIHQARQVGNALHLEMEVCINKLSRHTSKEENLHNSHMTRSASHRPYWISTETCGFVLNPGWLVRNNMFQNPDQISVLKLSQCAFSFSSPPFLCCRRLRFLWLDRCQDLQRSIDSQEEKDATGSWACFQSLWMLDLRYMDWSWILSADMMDLMTQVIELSIMGAKDWDMSHLRGRLRNIRKLRITKSTCRNYDSSLLSEMEQMEILEFSENDITSSGTSSLSLCRTTGSGSGLQTVIVDGSVGLKKISLRGCDQLKNVLLRGLLKSLEELDLSGTNLQTIDLSAIDLSAMRSLKLTRLLLSGCQKLRTILWPPELYGEQVDVLRIDTTSRSASDSGGGENIDHALYEGEVAHTHPHGHGSLKEQKGRLFNKWRISLTDARFLRSLLPVMYAFSINNYPWPITHGSVHVDICSLGGRIIHGTSSSSEQVQTKPHIRTLVDSKYRDAFEKAGLANSYDDCGNGPTPSAVMMMWDCPKIDIPTAYRTCMIEMLVDGQCHELMEDAQISSNSGLSSPHFPDPIYLYVTSLHVYDCSTVTSISAPERDKTWPRLRWCRVERCPKIHTVFHTPRGSERLHLFKLLRTFWASQLLMAHYISNWPASVRYRPHYDFFGPHYDFFNDLELLHLDYCPRLIHVLPIQVFPERRYILGHLGTIEILCCGDLREIFPLHFYNEIENQKEEAIVFPVLKHIRLHELPKLQHICMLNMNAPMLETVKIRGCWSLKRLPAVGDNTKPPQVDCEKDWWDGLEWDGLEAKHHPSLYEPVHSAYYKKKLPRVSLLR; from the exons ATGCGCACCGAG GTTATAAAGGCGGACACCATTGGTGCAGCTGTTGAACGAATTCTTGATGAACTCAAAAACACTAGAAGCAGAGAGAATGCCATCTACTTTGATGGCTGGGACGGGCTGGGGGCATCTTCTGTCCTGCGAGCCGTGGCTGAACGGTTGGATCCAAAGGAACAAACAAGGCCCCCAGGACTGGAGTTTGAGCAAGTCATCCACATTGACTCCTCAAAGTGGGAGAGCAGAAGAGCGGTGCAGAGGGAAATAGCAGAGCAGCTGAAGCTGTCCAGTTGGGTGATGAAGTTGTTTGACAAGCAAGATGAGGATGATGATTTCAGCGGTATGGATCAAGGCTCTCGCACTGAGATAGCAGAAGTCACGGATGAGATCCATAGGAGCATGCAGAGCCGCAGGTTTCTTCTGGTTCTTCACAACGGAAGCAGCGAGGAGATTGACACATTTAACCTCGGTCTTTCCCTATATGGATACTTGAGtagcaagatgctttggaccttCCAAGGGAGGTTTCGGCTCGACCCCAAGCTGCGAGACAAGGTTGTGGCAAAGAACACAACTGATGTTCTTCTCTCAGCTTCACGCTATAAGCGAGACCCACGAGATCTCTGGTCCTATCTACTTCTTGAAGAAGCTAAGGACGTCTCCTGCAAGCATGGCCTGGATCCTGCAACTGTTGCTGAGTGCTACTCGTACATGTTGGAACGGAGTTACATGAGCCAAAATATCATTGACTATGAGTGGACTCTCCATGCTCCCAACTTCTGGATATGTGATGGGATCATACATCAGGCACATGGCATTCACCAAGCGCGGCAGGTGGGGAATGCTCTGCATCTAGAAATGGAAGTATGTATTAACAAGTTGTCTCGACACACAAGCAAGGAAGAGAATCTTCATAATTCTCACATGACAAGGTCTGCCAGCCACAGACCATACTGGATTTCAACAGAAACTTGTGGATTTGTACTAAATCCAGGCTGGCTTGTCCGTAACAATATGTTTCAGAATCCAGACCAGATCAGTGTGCTGAAACTGTCACAGTGTGCCTTCAGTTTCTCATCGCCCCCATTTCTCTGCTGCCGCCGCCTTCGATTTCTGTGGCTTGACCGTTGCCAGGACCTGCAAAGAAGCATAGATTCACAAGAAGAGAAGGACGCTACCGGGTCATGGGCATGCTTCCAGAGCTTGTGGATGCTTGACCTGCGCTACATGGACTGGTCTTGGATCTTGTCTGCAGATATGATGGATCTCATGACCCAGGTCATAGAGCTAAGCATAATGGGAGCCAAGGACTGGGACATGAGCCATCTACGAGGACGGCTGCGTAACATTCGCAAACTCCGGATAACAAAGTCTACCTGCCGCAATTATGACAGCAGCTTGTTATCCGAGATGGAGCAGATGGAGATTCTTGAATTTTCTGAAAATGACATTACGTCAAGCGGCACGTCAAGCTTGTCTCTTTGTAGGACTACGGGAAGTGGCAGTGGGCTTCAGACTGTCATTGTTGATGGATCCGTTGGGCTAAAAAAGATCTCACTACGGGGTTGTGATCAGCTGAAGAATGTCTTGTTGAGAGGACTGTTGAAGAGCTTGGAGGAGTTGGACCTGTCGGGTACAAATCTGCAGACAATTGACCTCAGTGCAATTGACCTCAGTGCAATGCGTAGCCTGAAACTCACGCGGCTCCTTCTGTCAGGCTGCCAGAAACTCCGTACAATACTGTGGCCACCAGAACTCTACGGAGAACAGGTGGATGTGCTGCGTATTGACACCACCTCCCGATCAGCATCAGATAGCGGAGGTGGAGAAAACATAGATCATGCACTATACGAGGGGGAAGTAGCACATACTCATCCACATGGCCATGGATCCCTTAAAGAGCAGAAAGGAAGACTGTTTAACAAATGGCGGATTTCTCTTACCGATGCAAGGTTCCTTAGGTCGCTTTTGCCCGTGATGTATGCTTTTAGTATAAACAACTACCCTTGGCCTATTACTCATGGATCTGTACATGTTGATATCTGTTCTCTGGGTGGTAGGATCATCCACGGAACCAGCAGCAGCAGCGAACAAGTGCAAACCAAACCGCATATAAGAACTTTGGTGGACTCGAAGTACAGAGATGCCTTTGAGAAGGCCGGCCTGGCTAATAGTTACGATGATTGTGGTAATGGCCCAACCCCATCTGCAGTGATGATGATGTGGGATTGCCCCAAGATAGACATACCCACTGCCTACCGGACCTGCATGATAGAGATGTTGGTGGACGGACAGTGCCATGAACTCATGGAGGATGCTCAAATTTCTAGTAATAGCGGTTTATCATCTCCCCATTTTCCTGATCCTATATATTTGTATGTTACATCGTTGCACGTGTATGATTGCTCCACCGTCACCAGTATCTCTGCACCTGAGAGAGATAAAACATGGCCAAGGCTAAGATGGTGCCGAGTCGAGAGGTGCCCCAAGATACACACGGTCTTCCACACTCCCAGGGGCAGTGAGAGATTGCACCTATTTAAGCTTCTGCGTACATTCTGGGCATCCCAGCTCCTAATGGCACACTACATCTCGAACTGGCCTGCTAGTGTGAGATATCGTCCTCATTATGACTTCTTTGGTCCTCATTATGACTTCTTTAATGACCTGGAGTTGTTGCATCTGGACTACTGCCCAAGGCTCATACATGTGCTCCCCATACAAGTGTTTCCAGAAAGAAGGTACATCTTGGGTCACCTGGGGACAATTGAGATCCTGTGCTGTGGGGATCTCAGGGAGATATTCCCGTTGCACTTCTACAATGAGATTGAGAACCAAAAAGAGGAGGCAATAGTATTCCCTGTGTTGAAGCACATCCGTCTCCACGAACTACCCAAGCTGCAGCACATCTGCATGCTCAACATGAATGCCCCCATGCTCGAAACCGTCAAGATCAGGGGCTGCTGGAGCCTCAAGCGCCTGCCGGCTGTTGGTGACAACACCAAGCCCCCGCAGGTGGACTGCGAG